A window of the Enterobacteriaceae bacterium 4M9 genome harbors these coding sequences:
- a CDS encoding DUF2169 domain-containing protein, producing MRVIRPQQLIMLKNNYQIGRDAYMGISVVAGFYLSRPTHFVTQMQSWKAWESAPLSFHVLDSAEPKPFAEFLLAGHAGIGEEVSALDVMARVGPLKRCWRVEGESTTAGMRVKPFLRMPMDHTQTWGGEGCKDNPLGRGYRGGHPTLMPIGMDGAAVVRAPLAAPTPLPPTFQARQHYLDQVTPEMSDKHYLETWFPGLPPSINRRYFQMAAPSQWLKKAQWPDEVEFELHGFRPQGAVLAGKFPSVQARVFAWPTAQGEPQELVMQRKTLWLLPDDDIGLMVFTGHIPLAHLFDQPVDALMVALDQVQAPRDDAHFIDVYSRRSREGAASFEFLNDPDLMPQGMSLNVLRELADHPSSRRYSAQPQSEQDVARFYQEVNEAIARYNQLHHAQDTPEQSGPNIVSHDEWFTVTGDGVGEAWLRANHNDAQNVTFSGTDFSKRILTGKQFRYCTFYHCNFEQAQLVDCTFEQCRFVWCGFSHTVLENVALTSCMFRHSRLQEARIKRGSWEKVSVESSGFQMSHFTECSWQISTVMTGDFSQCHFEDCTLNNSFFSDSLFSSSVFQRGGIASCVFEKCTVQKATFNDTTLQKNSLVGGGWQESCFKGCRVDGLTTGLEIDLSGVCFEQCSMCKIGFTKAGLQGSHFRHCTVLEASCDGANFDGAQVSACDMAQVRLKDALLTRSTWRSTSLQQSMFYNADLRDAVFKQCNFAGANLAMVSQNVLTRFERCLMEQTHWLPRRYRVQA from the coding sequence ATGCGCGTTATTCGACCTCAGCAGCTCATCATGCTGAAAAACAATTACCAGATTGGCCGGGATGCCTACATGGGTATCAGCGTTGTGGCGGGCTTTTATTTGTCGCGTCCGACGCACTTTGTGACGCAGATGCAGAGCTGGAAGGCCTGGGAGTCGGCGCCACTCTCCTTTCACGTACTCGACAGTGCAGAGCCAAAGCCGTTTGCGGAGTTTTTGCTGGCCGGACATGCAGGGATTGGCGAAGAGGTCAGCGCGCTGGATGTCATGGCGCGCGTAGGTCCCCTGAAGCGATGCTGGCGGGTAGAGGGCGAAAGCACGACAGCAGGGATGCGTGTAAAACCCTTTTTGCGTATGCCGATGGATCATACCCAAACCTGGGGAGGCGAGGGCTGTAAAGATAACCCGCTGGGGCGTGGTTACCGGGGAGGACATCCCACGCTGATGCCCATTGGAATGGATGGTGCCGCCGTGGTGCGTGCGCCACTGGCGGCACCGACGCCGCTGCCGCCAACGTTTCAGGCCCGACAGCATTATCTGGACCAGGTAACACCAGAAATGTCAGATAAACATTACCTGGAAACCTGGTTTCCCGGCTTGCCGCCATCAATAAATCGCCGCTATTTCCAGATGGCTGCGCCATCGCAGTGGCTTAAAAAAGCGCAGTGGCCGGATGAGGTTGAGTTTGAACTGCATGGTTTTCGCCCGCAAGGGGCCGTGCTGGCCGGTAAGTTTCCCAGCGTGCAGGCGCGAGTGTTCGCGTGGCCAACCGCACAAGGCGAGCCGCAGGAACTGGTGATGCAGCGTAAAACGCTGTGGCTTTTGCCGGATGACGACATTGGCCTGATGGTATTCACCGGACATATTCCTTTAGCGCATCTGTTTGACCAGCCCGTTGACGCGCTGATGGTGGCGCTTGACCAGGTACAGGCACCGCGCGATGACGCCCATTTTATTGATGTTTACTCAAGGCGCAGCCGCGAAGGCGCCGCGTCGTTTGAGTTTCTCAACGACCCTGATCTGATGCCGCAGGGCATGTCGCTTAATGTGCTTCGTGAACTCGCCGATCACCCAAGCTCCCGTCGTTACAGCGCACAGCCGCAGTCAGAGCAGGACGTCGCCCGTTTTTACCAGGAGGTGAATGAGGCGATCGCGCGTTACAACCAGTTGCATCACGCGCAGGACACACCTGAACAGAGCGGCCCAAACATCGTCAGTCATGATGAATGGTTCACCGTAACGGGTGATGGCGTGGGAGAGGCATGGCTGCGCGCGAACCACAACGACGCGCAAAACGTCACGTTTTCGGGAACCGATTTTTCAAAACGGATTTTGACTGGCAAGCAGTTTCGCTATTGCACCTTTTATCACTGCAATTTTGAACAGGCACAGCTGGTGGATTGCACGTTCGAGCAGTGCCGGTTTGTGTGGTGCGGATTTAGCCATACGGTACTTGAAAACGTCGCGCTGACAAGTTGTATGTTCAGGCATTCACGCTTGCAGGAGGCCCGGATAAAACGCGGGTCGTGGGAAAAAGTGAGTGTGGAATCCAGCGGATTTCAGATGAGCCATTTTACCGAGTGCAGCTGGCAGATTAGCACGGTAATGACGGGCGATTTCAGCCAGTGCCATTTTGAGGATTGCACTCTCAACAACAGTTTTTTTTCTGACAGCCTTTTCTCCAGTAGCGTCTTTCAGCGGGGCGGGATTGCCTCCTGCGTATTTGAAAAATGTACGGTGCAGAAGGCCACATTTAACGACACCACGCTGCAAAAAAATTCACTGGTCGGAGGCGGCTGGCAGGAAAGCTGTTTCAAAGGCTGCCGGGTGGACGGTCTTACCACCGGACTTGAGATTGACCTGAGCGGCGTGTGCTTTGAGCAGTGCAGCATGTGCAAGATTGGTTTTACAAAAGCGGGCTTGCAGGGAAGCCATTTCCGGCACTGCACAGTGCTGGAAGCGAGCTGTGATGGGGCGAATTTTGACGGTGCGCAGGTCAGCGCCTGCGATATGGCCCAGGTACGTCTCAAAGATGCACTGCTAACCCGTTCTACGTGGCGCAGCACCAGCTTACAGCAAAGTATGTTTTACAACGCCGACCTGCGGGATGCGGTGTTCAAACAGTGCAATTTTGCCGGGGCCAACCTGGCGATGGTGAGCCAAAACGTGCTGACGCGTTTTGAGCGTTGCCTGATGGAGCAGACGCACTGGCTGCCGCGCCGCTATCGCGTCCAGGCCTGA
- a CDS encoding DUF3540 domain-containing protein, translating to MSEHIHVLPARTACRPVSGCATPSVTAAHAPLITGFICQRTGQLRMDVYPALTVQVAPGCLLLPQPGDLVSAVLHDDQVFVIAVLQRLDATAPLVLNAGEAALHLVAPSLTLHGTESVEIQTDRLSLLTRTSRWVADTLHQVAQSLFVRASHAQRKVEYVDEVEARHISQNAGQSLALNARMGSINASTVLKIDGGQIHMG from the coding sequence ATGTCTGAACATATTCATGTCTTACCGGCACGTACGGCCTGCCGGCCCGTTAGCGGATGTGCAACGCCTTCAGTAACCGCTGCACATGCGCCGTTGATTACCGGTTTTATCTGCCAGCGTACCGGGCAACTGCGTATGGATGTTTATCCTGCGCTGACGGTACAGGTGGCGCCGGGTTGCCTGTTGTTGCCACAGCCGGGCGACCTGGTGAGCGCGGTATTACATGACGACCAGGTGTTTGTCATCGCGGTGCTACAGCGCCTGGACGCCACTGCTCCCCTGGTGCTTAACGCAGGAGAGGCCGCCCTGCATCTGGTTGCCCCGTCGCTGACGCTCCATGGTACTGAGAGCGTGGAAATACAGACCGACCGGCTTTCCTTGTTGACGCGCACGTCGCGCTGGGTTGCCGATACGCTGCACCAGGTTGCGCAGTCGCTGTTTGTACGCGCCAGCCACGCTCAGCGCAAAGTGGAATACGTTGATGAAGTCGAAGCGCGCCATATCAGCCAGAACGCCGGGCAGAGCCTGGCACTCAACGCCCGAATGGGTTCTATCAACGCCTCGACCGTACTGAAAATTGACGGCGGCCAGATTCATATGGGGTAA
- a CDS encoding OmpA family protein, giving the protein MREFERQIREAISAARTGARQAEQSLSNPLWQAKSSMASLGGMLPGRHAQPQEPSEEDDEAAYAQTPPHSGDVAGNGGALPQVAALGNAQIQGVRAESGMRRASIERPGIASGLWENPWIAAAMPLLLLVERLRGQSGMVMAEVRPQIIRELQYFQQHLKKQGKSLEDVEHLSYLLCTYIDGIFGARAVAEAFSLSLLVEFHRDAWGGENCFEHLQAYMDSPQQNREVLEFYDLILSLGFEGKYLMVERGPVLLRDLRTHLNTLLYGQNPTQQLTLATTRPVSAPRRKRVGALTILCWGLALCIAAWGITAWYLHEQARQIRSDILAWVPPEPRKINIMETLPNPLSQILTEGWLEVRKDPRGWLLIFTSDGAFHTGSAVLSEEFVKKRNIERLGMALAPWPGDLEVIGHTDSTPFRNNSANSNLKLSEARAQVVADTLRETTSINHTHQRDISSIGRGESEPLADNATEDGRRRNRRVDILWKVGQREADRVIKDFQDSEAVDVSSLDE; this is encoded by the coding sequence ATGAGGGAGTTCGAGCGTCAGATTCGCGAGGCGATTTCTGCTGCACGTACCGGTGCACGGCAGGCGGAACAGTCGCTGAGCAATCCTCTCTGGCAGGCGAAAAGCAGCATGGCATCCCTTGGTGGGATGTTGCCAGGGCGACATGCCCAGCCGCAGGAGCCGTCTGAGGAGGACGACGAGGCGGCATATGCGCAGACACCGCCGCACAGCGGCGATGTTGCGGGCAATGGCGGCGCACTGCCTCAAGTGGCGGCGTTGGGTAATGCGCAGATACAGGGCGTACGTGCGGAGTCCGGGATGCGTCGCGCCAGTATAGAGCGTCCTGGCATTGCCAGTGGTCTGTGGGAGAACCCCTGGATTGCCGCTGCCATGCCGTTGCTCCTGTTGGTAGAACGACTGCGTGGTCAATCAGGGATGGTGATGGCAGAAGTTCGCCCACAGATAATACGTGAGTTGCAGTATTTTCAGCAGCATCTGAAAAAGCAGGGCAAATCGCTGGAGGATGTGGAACACCTTTCCTACCTGTTGTGCACGTATATTGATGGCATTTTTGGTGCCAGAGCGGTGGCAGAGGCGTTCAGCCTGAGTTTGCTGGTGGAGTTTCACCGCGATGCGTGGGGCGGTGAAAACTGCTTTGAACATTTGCAGGCTTACATGGACTCGCCTCAGCAAAACCGTGAGGTACTGGAGTTTTACGATCTGATTCTGTCGCTCGGATTTGAAGGGAAGTATCTGATGGTTGAGCGCGGACCCGTACTGTTGCGTGATTTGCGTACCCATCTCAATACGCTGCTTTATGGGCAAAATCCCACTCAGCAACTGACGCTGGCAACAACCAGACCTGTGAGCGCACCGCGGCGTAAACGTGTCGGTGCACTCACTATTTTGTGCTGGGGGCTGGCGCTGTGCATAGCGGCCTGGGGGATTACCGCCTGGTATTTGCATGAACAGGCACGCCAGATTCGCAGCGATATCCTCGCCTGGGTCCCGCCAGAACCCCGCAAAATCAACATCATGGAAACGCTGCCTAATCCGTTGTCGCAGATTCTTACTGAAGGCTGGCTGGAGGTGCGTAAAGACCCACGTGGCTGGTTGCTGATTTTCACTTCTGATGGCGCATTTCATACCGGCTCTGCGGTGTTGTCCGAAGAGTTCGTCAAAAAACGCAATATCGAACGTCTGGGGATGGCGCTGGCCCCCTGGCCTGGCGACCTTGAGGTGATTGGCCATACCGACAGCACGCCATTTCGCAATAACTCGGCCAACTCCAACCTGAAGTTGTCAGAGGCCAGAGCGCAGGTGGTGGCCGACACGCTCAGAGAAACCACCAGCATTAATCATACGCACCAGCGTGATATCAGTTCGATCGGTCGGGGAGAAAGCGAGCCACTGGCGGATAACGCGACAGAAGACGGTCGCCGGCGTAACCGACGCGTGGACATTCTGTGGAAGGTCGGCCAGCGGGAAGCTGACCGGGTGATAAAGGATTTCCAGGATAGCGAAGCGGTAGATGTCTCGTCGCTGGATGAGTAA
- a CDS encoding type VI secretion system lipoprotein TssJ, with translation MSSPEPEKVPLHRQLTLRVDAASDINVSPDGVSQPVKMCVVELNQEDWTPPGLYQGRSCSDISPGTGVLSVAQFILLPQKNHHYQREVPWNEERWLLVAAEFQNPDVGNGLIKLKSEARLRFSAGIQVSGNQLSVQAARMP, from the coding sequence ATGTCGTCTCCCGAGCCTGAGAAGGTGCCACTGCATCGGCAACTCACGCTGCGTGTGGATGCGGCGAGTGACATTAATGTCTCGCCAGATGGCGTATCGCAGCCAGTGAAAATGTGTGTGGTTGAACTTAACCAGGAGGACTGGACCCCGCCGGGGCTGTATCAGGGGCGCAGCTGTAGCGATATCTCGCCCGGTACCGGGGTGTTGAGCGTGGCGCAGTTTATTCTGCTGCCACAGAAAAACCATCACTACCAGCGAGAGGTGCCCTGGAATGAGGAGCGCTGGCTGCTGGTTGCCGCTGAGTTCCAGAACCCGGATGTGGGTAACGGGCTGATTAAACTCAAATCTGAGGCACGCCTTCGCTTCAGTGCCGGGATACAGGTCAGCGGCAATCAGCTGTCGGTGCAAGCTGCGCGAATGCCATAA
- a CDS encoding DUF4150 domain-containing protein → MTAANTRAGGFSYTPVDAMDVVSAPNIAPNSSAIPNVPHIYCCGGNELNLLSTRFSTVDCGINKGIASQTHSGRLESTQGSSKYFIQGAPATRQGDASTTNNHNGGSVQLGRSQPKCNIDS, encoded by the coding sequence ATGACAGCAGCCAACACGCGCGCGGGCGGGTTTAGTTATACCCCGGTAGATGCAATGGACGTTGTTTCAGCGCCGAATATTGCCCCTAATTCCAGTGCGATACCGAATGTCCCCCACATTTATTGCTGTGGTGGTAATGAGCTAAACCTGCTTTCAACACGTTTTTCGACCGTGGATTGCGGCATCAATAAAGGCATTGCCTCACAGACCCACTCAGGCAGGCTGGAGTCCACACAAGGCTCGAGTAAGTATTTCATTCAGGGCGCGCCGGCTACTCGTCAGGGAGATGCCAGCACGACCAATAATCACAACGGAGGTTCGGTGCAGCTTGGGAGAAGCCAGCCGAAATGTAACATTGATAGTTAA
- the tssK gene encoding type VI secretion system baseplate subunit TssK translates to MHLKQRVVWVEGMMMEPQHFQQQERHLEHLIDLRARSLGAQAWGFHKLSINQGLLSQGKIALNHASGVFPDGTPFRLGEGDALPLPFEPGENCQGSVICLSTLLDIPGNTLIDMTQSGRNSRFRVVDAQIPDRNHGVAVEGTPLLAAIQLGQLQTRLNARPAISEAETLLPVAFIRERSRDGGLILDENFLPPMIDFRATGWLENATTELLGLIVQRLEAVYRPDVPFSIGGLSELLELMLLQSLSEYNLTLTHLLAAPQVHPEMLFRTLLGLLGRLSTIPGGEKVWGRPELLYAHNEPHNGFFALFVALRRALSLVIEAPAVALPFVERGDNIYLCQNDSQLRLEKIIFTVTTRLPADTVRTYFPAQTKLGPVEKIVQLIDLQLPGVRLTPMASPPRHIPYYPNSVYFEADNADALYQEMINGSAIALSIVGDFPELRFEAWGLRQGRIG, encoded by the coding sequence ATGCATCTGAAACAACGAGTGGTGTGGGTCGAAGGAATGATGATGGAGCCGCAGCATTTCCAGCAGCAGGAGCGCCATCTGGAGCATCTGATTGACCTGCGCGCGCGCAGTCTGGGGGCTCAGGCGTGGGGCTTTCATAAGCTGAGTATTAATCAGGGATTGCTCAGTCAGGGAAAGATTGCGCTCAATCATGCAAGCGGCGTATTTCCTGATGGAACGCCATTTCGCCTGGGTGAGGGCGATGCGTTGCCGCTGCCTTTTGAACCGGGTGAAAATTGCCAGGGCAGCGTGATATGCCTGTCAACGTTGCTGGATATTCCCGGCAATACCTTAATCGACATGACGCAAAGTGGCCGTAACAGCCGTTTTCGCGTAGTGGATGCGCAAATTCCTGACCGCAATCATGGGGTTGCCGTCGAAGGCACTCCACTGCTGGCGGCCATACAGCTTGGGCAGTTGCAGACGCGGCTTAATGCCCGCCCGGCGATTAGCGAAGCGGAGACGCTTTTACCGGTGGCGTTCATTCGCGAACGTAGCCGCGACGGTGGGCTGATTCTTGATGAGAACTTCCTGCCGCCAATGATTGATTTTCGCGCCACTGGCTGGCTGGAAAACGCAACAACTGAGCTTCTGGGGCTGATTGTTCAGCGTCTGGAAGCGGTCTATCGCCCTGATGTGCCGTTCTCCATTGGTGGTCTTTCTGAACTGCTTGAGCTCATGCTTTTGCAGTCCCTGAGCGAGTACAACCTGACGTTAACCCACCTGCTGGCGGCACCTCAGGTCCACCCGGAGATGTTGTTTCGCACCTTGCTTGGACTGCTGGGACGGCTCAGTACCATCCCCGGCGGCGAAAAGGTGTGGGGCCGTCCTGAGCTTCTTTATGCACACAACGAACCGCATAACGGTTTCTTTGCGCTGTTTGTCGCACTGCGTCGGGCGCTGTCGCTGGTGATTGAAGCGCCAGCCGTCGCCCTGCCGTTTGTTGAGCGTGGCGACAACATTTACCTGTGCCAGAACGATTCCCAGTTACGCCTTGAGAAGATCATCTTTACCGTGACCACGCGCCTGCCGGCCGATACGGTGCGTACCTATTTCCCGGCACAAACCAAACTCGGTCCGGTGGAGAAAATTGTTCAGCTCATTGATTTACAACTGCCAGGCGTACGCCTGACGCCTATGGCGTCACCGCCCCGGCATATCCCGTATTACCCCAATAGCGTCTATTTCGAAGCCGACAATGCCGATGCGCTGTATCAGGAGATGATAAACGGCAGCGCCATTGCGCTGAGTATTGTGGGTGACTTCCCGGAACTGCGTTTTGAAGCCTGGGGACTCAGACAAGGGAGGATTGGATGA
- a CDS encoding autotransporter outer membrane beta-barrel domain-containing protein, translating into MKPIFYRTLLPALYLSAYPLSAAEIMPAPYSPLKTANIPENLLTNADFTNHWEWVEQKWLAGYPSLTIEKQKYLANLEITLLNPAFSKQVVTLLDNSYSLNNTLNSVQLSIGSSLYDAGNSEAVNTVVKGEYLNSKGNIETGVLQVYTGGTAHHTTVEENGALTLNGSGEAYDTLVKTGGIQTLGSKSYAQANVIDGGTQQLNVGSTAVAEDTLVYNKGQQIIYGGTAKNSHIGADSYQLASGLAMNTYLYNGAFQQVYAGKGEGYVADTDTTIYAGARQTVTYGVSENAQVYGTQVITGVDGSWSDGDWTSDSTSKVRVNGQQSTGATVYAGGLQRIQTGNADGAQIYGTQLVSGQKGGWVSGLWVDQDGYTGGTRANATNTTVLAGGLQQLAWYGEATNTIVDGGTQQVDALGHITDTTIQNGGASYIDFGGYSSGFLNVQDGSLTMKAGDEHDWTGNLGKGAWAAAVDLQGPSSTLFIKQNSDASESVVTIKALTNNGNVSFGAADGSDEGRYSRLELATLEGSGTFYMNTNLSGNEGDFLSVSESVSGNFNVTVRDSGQELRTTSASPYHLIYASGSAADTFAMSNGSVDLGAYKYYLVHGEDTDKDNWYLSPQANTTEPGPDPEPTPEPKPEPTPEPEPEPTPEPKPEPTPEPKPEPTPEPEPEPTPEPEPEPTPEPKPEPTPEPKPELSESAKAAIIMANVTPTIWDAELSTLRTRLGDVRKNGESENAAWGKYISSRYRMSTEHVGYRQDTSGVILGGDKRLALSNSTLLLGAMASFTRSDINSSSANGKVDSYGLGLYATWLHNNGYYIDSVIKANRFRTENSPRFNASRTNAKDNTVGGGFSLEAGRYMAFGSWFVEPYVQSALFIGDKTQYQFDSGMTVKADATQSLKGEAGLTFGKNITLLSGAMLQPYMRLAVRHEFMKNNALVINQTEHFSNDMSGTSGKYGLGMTAKLNDSWSAWGEVSYEKGQHIEMPYSGHLGLRLSF; encoded by the coding sequence ATGAAACCTATCTTTTATCGTACTCTCTTACCTGCGCTGTATCTTTCTGCCTACCCGCTTTCTGCTGCAGAAATCATGCCTGCGCCCTATTCACCACTGAAAACCGCTAATATTCCAGAGAATTTGCTTACCAATGCTGATTTTACCAATCACTGGGAATGGGTTGAGCAAAAATGGCTGGCAGGTTATCCCAGCCTGACCATTGAGAAACAAAAATATCTCGCCAACCTGGAGATAACCTTACTCAACCCTGCATTTTCCAAGCAGGTTGTCACGCTGTTAGATAATTCATACAGCCTCAACAATACACTTAATTCCGTGCAGTTGAGTATCGGCAGCAGCCTTTATGATGCCGGTAATTCTGAAGCGGTTAATACCGTTGTTAAAGGTGAATACCTTAACAGCAAGGGCAATATTGAAACTGGCGTACTGCAGGTCTATACCGGCGGTACGGCACACCATACCACCGTGGAAGAAAATGGTGCGCTGACGCTTAATGGCAGCGGTGAAGCCTACGATACGCTGGTAAAAACCGGCGGTATTCAGACTCTGGGCTCCAAATCTTATGCACAGGCAAACGTAATTGATGGCGGCACACAGCAACTCAATGTTGGCAGCACCGCCGTGGCTGAAGACACGCTTGTCTACAATAAGGGCCAACAAATTATTTACGGCGGCACCGCCAAAAACTCGCATATCGGTGCCGACAGTTACCAGCTCGCCAGCGGGCTGGCCATGAATACCTATTTGTACAACGGTGCCTTCCAGCAGGTTTATGCCGGTAAAGGCGAAGGTTACGTTGCTGATACAGACACAACGATATATGCCGGTGCCAGACAAACGGTAACGTATGGTGTTTCTGAAAACGCGCAGGTCTATGGTACGCAGGTTATCACCGGCGTTGACGGTAGCTGGAGTGATGGCGACTGGACGTCAGACAGCACGTCAAAAGTGCGCGTCAACGGTCAGCAATCCACAGGTGCTACGGTTTATGCAGGTGGCTTACAGCGTATCCAGACCGGAAATGCTGACGGTGCACAGATTTATGGCACCCAACTGGTAAGTGGCCAAAAAGGCGGCTGGGTTAGCGGGCTGTGGGTTGACCAGGACGGTTATACTGGCGGTACTCGCGCTAACGCTACCAATACCACCGTACTGGCCGGAGGCCTGCAGCAGCTTGCCTGGTACGGGGAAGCGACTAACACCATCGTTGACGGCGGTACTCAGCAGGTTGACGCACTGGGTCATATCACGGACACCACCATCCAGAACGGAGGAGCCAGCTATATAGATTTTGGCGGCTACTCATCCGGCTTTTTGAATGTACAAGACGGTTCGCTGACAATGAAAGCGGGCGATGAACACGACTGGACCGGCAACTTAGGTAAAGGGGCCTGGGCGGCTGCAGTCGATTTGCAGGGGCCATCCTCTACATTGTTCATCAAACAAAACAGCGATGCTTCCGAGTCTGTCGTGACGATAAAAGCGCTCACCAACAACGGTAACGTCAGTTTTGGTGCCGCAGATGGTAGCGACGAAGGCCGCTATAGCCGCCTGGAGTTAGCAACGCTTGAGGGAAGCGGCACGTTTTATATGAACACCAATCTCTCTGGCAATGAAGGGGATTTCCTGAGCGTTTCCGAGTCAGTATCAGGCAATTTCAACGTTACCGTGAGAGATTCAGGCCAGGAACTGCGCACAACCAGCGCATCGCCTTATCACCTGATCTACGCCAGCGGCAGCGCTGCGGATACATTCGCAATGAGCAACGGCAGCGTCGATCTGGGTGCGTATAAATACTATCTGGTGCACGGTGAGGATACCGATAAAGACAACTGGTATCTTTCACCGCAGGCGAACACGACGGAACCCGGCCCGGACCCAGAGCCGACTCCAGAACCCAAGCCTGAACCGACTCCAGAGCCCGAGCCTGAACCGACTCCAGAGCCTAAGCCTGAACCGACTCCAGAGCCTAAGCCTGAACCGACTCCAGAGCCTGAGCCTGAGCCGACTCCAGAGCCTGAGCCTGAACCGACTCCGGAGCCTAAGCCTGAACCGACTCCAGAACCGAAGCCGGAGCTGTCAGAGAGTGCTAAAGCGGCGATTATCATGGCAAACGTCACACCAACCATCTGGGATGCAGAACTGTCTACGTTACGCACCCGTCTGGGCGACGTTCGCAAAAATGGCGAGAGCGAAAACGCTGCATGGGGTAAGTACATCAGTAGCCGTTACCGGATGTCTACCGAACACGTCGGATACCGGCAGGATACCAGTGGCGTCATCTTAGGAGGAGATAAGCGCCTTGCACTGAGCAACAGTACCTTGCTGCTGGGAGCAATGGCCTCCTTTACGCGCTCAGATATTAACTCGTCGAGTGCTAATGGCAAGGTAGACAGCTATGGCCTGGGTCTCTATGCCACCTGGTTGCACAATAACGGCTACTACATTGATAGCGTTATCAAGGCAAACCGTTTTCGCACCGAAAACAGTCCGCGTTTCAATGCCAGCCGTACCAACGCAAAAGACAATACCGTCGGCGGTGGTTTCTCGCTGGAAGCGGGCAGATATATGGCGTTTGGGAGCTGGTTCGTGGAGCCCTATGTGCAAAGTGCCTTGTTCATTGGTGACAAAACGCAATACCAATTTGACAGCGGTATGACGGTCAAAGCCGACGCCACCCAATCACTCAAAGGTGAAGCGGGGCTGACATTTGGGAAAAACATCACACTGCTCAGCGGTGCCATGCTCCAGCCCTATATGCGCCTTGCCGTTCGTCATGAATTTATGAAGAACAACGCGCTGGTCATTAACCAGACCGAACATTTCAGCAATGATATGTCAGGCACCAGCGGTAAATATGGTTTGGGTATGACAGCGAAGCTGAACGATAGCTGGTCCGCCTGGGGTGAAGTCAGCTATGAGAAAGGCCAGCATATTGAAATGCCTTACTCAGGTCACCTTGGATTGCGTCTGAGCTTCTGA